Proteins from a single region of Undibacterium sp. KW1:
- the kdpE gene encoding two-component system response regulator KdpE, with protein MTNATQTTPVALLVEDEPQIRRFVRNALEEEEWQVHESVNLQRGLVDAGTRQPDLIILDLGLPDGDGIDFILDVRKWSNVPIIVLSARVSEQDKIKALDAGADDYLSKPFGVGELLARVRATFRRQRQPGVNLDGIVQFGDVKVDMKARLVTKAGAMVKLTPTEFRLLMVLVTNVGRVVTNPQLLREVWGPSHSESGHYLRIYMGHLRQKLEDDPAQPRYLLTETAIGYRLLLPT; from the coding sequence ATGACTAATGCTACTCAAACAACACCAGTCGCCTTGCTGGTTGAAGATGAGCCACAAATCCGCCGCTTCGTCCGCAATGCGCTGGAAGAGGAGGAATGGCAAGTCCATGAATCTGTCAACCTGCAACGCGGCCTGGTGGATGCCGGTACACGCCAGCCTGATCTCATCATTCTTGACCTGGGTTTGCCAGATGGCGACGGCATCGATTTCATCCTGGATGTTCGCAAATGGTCTAACGTACCCATCATCGTCTTGTCTGCCCGCGTCAGTGAACAAGACAAGATCAAGGCACTGGATGCCGGTGCTGACGATTATCTCAGCAAGCCTTTTGGTGTCGGTGAGTTACTGGCACGGGTACGCGCGACTTTCCGGCGTCAGCGTCAGCCGGGTGTCAATCTGGATGGCATAGTCCAGTTCGGTGATGTCAAGGTCGATATGAAAGCCCGCCTCGTCACCAAGGCCGGGGCGATGGTGAAGCTGACACCGACAGAATTCCGGCTGCTGATGGTGCTGGTCACCAATGTCGGCCGGGTTGTCACCAACCCGCAATTACTGCGCGAAGTATGGGGACCGAGCCATTCAGAAAGCGGCCATTACTTGCGCATCTACATGGGGCATTTGCGACAGAAACTCGAAGATGACCCGGCGCAGCCGCGTTATCTTTTGACGGAGACAGCCATAGGCTATCGATTGCTGTTACCCACTTAA
- a CDS encoding TorF family putative porin, protein MKKFFMAAAISTVFFAGYASAEDAKPENEVSFNAAVTSDYRYRGISQTRLQAALQGGADYTHNPSGFYAGTWASTIKWTKDAGGGGDVEIDLYAGKRGEIAKDISYDVGVLSYVYPSNGLAVSANTTEIYGQLSYGPAYAKYSHSVTNLFGFADSKNSGYLDLGANVEMATGLTLNLHAGHQQVKNNGAYSYTDWKLGLTKDFGIVTGAVAVIGTNAGEVAYASPANGKFLGKTALVVTVSKTF, encoded by the coding sequence ATGAAAAAATTTTTTATGGCAGCTGCGATCAGCACAGTTTTTTTTGCGGGCTATGCCAGCGCAGAAGATGCCAAGCCTGAGAATGAAGTCAGCTTTAATGCGGCAGTGACTTCTGATTATCGTTATCGCGGCATTTCACAAACACGCCTGCAGGCAGCATTGCAGGGTGGCGCTGACTATACCCATAACCCCAGCGGCTTTTATGCAGGTACATGGGCATCGACCATTAAATGGACCAAGGATGCCGGTGGTGGTGGCGATGTAGAAATTGATCTGTACGCCGGCAAGCGCGGGGAAATTGCCAAGGACATCAGCTATGACGTTGGTGTACTCAGCTATGTCTATCCATCCAATGGCCTGGCTGTAAGTGCCAACACCACAGAAATTTATGGCCAGCTTTCTTACGGCCCGGCTTATGCCAAATATTCACACTCTGTGACCAACCTGTTCGGTTTTGCCGACAGTAAGAACAGTGGCTATCTGGACCTGGGTGCGAATGTGGAAATGGCCACTGGTCTGACACTGAACCTGCATGCCGGTCACCAGCAAGTCAAGAACAATGGCGCTTACAGTTATACAGACTGGAAGCTGGGCCTGACAAAAGACTTTGGTATCGTCACAGGTGCAGTAGCCGTCATCGGCACCAATGCCGGTGAAGTGGCTTATGCTTCACCAGCCAATGGCAAGTTCCTGGGCAAGACAGCGCTGGTAGTTACAGTCAGCAAGACGTTCTGA
- the dapA gene encoding 4-hydroxy-tetrahydrodipicolinate synthase — MSIHEGIWVPLVTPFKNGKPELDKIQQLATQLMAAGIHGLVVCGTTGEAATLNEREQNQLLTAVLEVTKNSCPVLIGISGSDTRSLAERVQTYDDQHLQGFLVSAPSYLRPSQEGVRLHVETIARATEKDIVLYNVPARTGVNIDLSTVIALEKQKNIVAIKESSGNLTQMMGLVNCSHLKVLCGDDAMLLDTLSMGGQGAISAAAHVRPDLFVQLYELMRADYFPEAQALFAEMQNLIRLLFSESNPAPVKAALAMQGLIQEELRLPMTAMSLAGKIKLAHELERLADLPLPVKARSLPGPVINNVRTLRMVR; from the coding sequence ATGTCTATCCACGAAGGCATCTGGGTTCCACTCGTCACGCCATTTAAAAATGGCAAGCCTGAGCTCGATAAAATACAGCAACTAGCCACACAATTGATGGCTGCAGGCATACATGGTCTGGTGGTCTGTGGCACGACCGGCGAGGCGGCGACACTGAATGAGCGTGAGCAAAATCAGTTGCTGACTGCCGTGCTGGAAGTGACGAAAAATTCTTGCCCTGTGTTGATAGGTATCAGCGGTAGTGATACACGCTCGCTGGCAGAAAGAGTACAAACATATGATGACCAGCATCTGCAGGGGTTTCTGGTCAGCGCGCCATCTTATTTGCGACCTTCGCAAGAAGGCGTGCGTCTGCATGTTGAGACTATCGCCAGGGCGACTGAAAAAGATATCGTCCTGTATAACGTCCCCGCCAGGACGGGGGTGAACATAGACCTGAGTACCGTTATCGCGCTGGAAAAGCAAAAAAATATCGTCGCCATCAAGGAAAGCAGTGGCAACCTGACGCAAATGATGGGCCTGGTAAATTGCAGCCACCTGAAAGTATTATGCGGTGATGATGCCATGTTGCTCGATACACTGAGCATGGGCGGCCAGGGCGCGATTTCTGCTGCGGCACATGTGCGACCTGATCTGTTCGTGCAATTGTATGAACTCATGCGCGCTGATTATTTTCCCGAAGCACAGGCTCTGTTTGCTGAAATGCAGAATCTCATACGCCTGCTGTTTTCTGAATCCAATCCTGCACCCGTCAAGGCAGCACTGGCGATGCAGGGTTTGATACAGGAAGAACTGCGTTTGCCCATGACAGCCATGTCCCTCGCCGGGAAAATCAAACTCGCACATGAGCTGGAAAGATTGGCAGATTTGCCTTTGCCTGTCAAAGCCAGGAGCTTGCCCGGCCCTGTTATCAATAATGTCCGTACACTGCGCATGGTGCGCTAA
- a CDS encoding hybrid sensor histidine kinase/response regulator — protein sequence MANFRNCLLTVFAMLAYPWQVAGAAAPAAGLTSPHGQDIWFWLTLTLVALAIITAAYTWHVRALKRQKRVLETEIRLRTAEIQAQKEELEKINQTLLKVNKRQEAQQSELTRFLAVASHDLRQPMHALNLYLGALFSFELPAAVRPVVNNLRNCARTMDDMFANLLDLSRLDAQIVEPQLQEFAIAEVLGKLDVEFTPQAIAKGLHFEIHHSMAIVNSDADLVEQILRNLIANALRYTPKGQVVVKCLEFDQQLQIAVEDTGIGISKHDQETIFEEFFQVESASESRRNTAGMGLGLAIVQRLVRLLHIPIKLQSQPGQGSTFAISLPLAASQDVTDKHGRSKASNSASLLQALIVVIDDDESILTAMRALLELWDARVITATSGKEAMALCSEEIKIPDLLICDYRLGSNENGIDLVAKLREEFNLQIPAILITGNISPQLSEAAKAAALTLMHKPIQAENLHMNLKQLLSETKE from the coding sequence ATGGCTAATTTCCGCAACTGCCTGCTGACAGTCTTTGCCATGCTGGCTTATCCCTGGCAAGTGGCCGGAGCAGCCGCGCCTGCCGCTGGCCTGACATCACCCCACGGGCAAGACATCTGGTTCTGGCTGACGCTGACCCTGGTGGCACTGGCTATCATTACTGCGGCTTATACCTGGCATGTGCGCGCCCTGAAACGGCAGAAGCGGGTACTGGAAACTGAAATCAGGCTCAGGACTGCGGAAATACAGGCGCAAAAAGAAGAACTCGAAAAAATCAACCAGACTTTGCTGAAAGTGAATAAACGGCAAGAAGCGCAACAAAGCGAACTGACACGCTTTCTGGCCGTTGCCAGCCATGATCTGCGCCAGCCCATGCATGCGCTGAATCTCTATCTCGGTGCACTGTTCAGTTTTGAACTGCCAGCCGCTGTGCGCCCTGTCGTGAACAACCTCAGAAACTGTGCACGCACCATGGATGACATGTTTGCAAATCTGCTCGACCTGTCACGCCTGGATGCGCAAATCGTCGAACCGCAATTACAGGAATTTGCGATTGCCGAAGTACTAGGAAAACTCGATGTGGAATTCACGCCCCAGGCAATCGCCAAGGGCCTGCATTTTGAAATCCACCACAGCATGGCCATTGTCAATAGCGATGCCGACCTGGTCGAACAGATACTGCGCAACCTGATTGCGAACGCCCTGCGTTACACCCCAAAAGGCCAGGTCGTGGTCAAGTGCCTGGAGTTTGACCAGCAGTTGCAGATCGCCGTGGAAGATACCGGCATAGGTATTTCGAAACATGACCAGGAAACCATTTTTGAAGAATTCTTCCAGGTAGAGTCAGCATCTGAATCCCGACGCAACACCGCAGGCATGGGGCTGGGCCTGGCCATCGTACAAAGACTGGTACGACTCTTGCACATTCCCATCAAATTGCAATCACAGCCTGGGCAGGGCTCGACATTTGCCATCAGCCTGCCTCTGGCTGCCAGTCAGGATGTAACAGACAAACATGGCCGCAGCAAGGCCAGCAACAGCGCTTCCCTGCTGCAAGCACTGATCGTCGTCATTGATGATGACGAGAGCATATTAACAGCCATGCGTGCCTTGCTGGAACTCTGGGATGCCCGCGTCATTACCGCCACGTCCGGCAAAGAGGCGATGGCACTATGCAGTGAAGAAATCAAGATTCCTGATTTGCTGATCTGTGATTACCGTCTTGGTTCCAATGAAAACGGCATAGACCTGGTTGCCAAGCTGCGTGAAGAATTCAATCTGCAAATACCCGCCATACTCATCACAGGCAATATCTCGCCACAATTGTCAGAAGCCGCCAAGGCCGCTGCATTGACACTGATGCACAAGCCCATACAGGCAGAAAACCTGCATATGAACCTCAAGCAATTACTGAGCGAGACGAAAGAGTAA
- a CDS encoding ABC transporter ATP-binding protein encodes MSELSVKDLTLEYGSGATANPILKGVSMNLQRGEVVALLGPSGSGKTTLLRAVAGLESPKTGTITLGERAIFDGSKGLEVPAEQRNLGLVFQSYALWPHKTVFDNVAYGLKLRKLGTSEINDKVKDVLGQLGLGHLGERFPHQLSGGQQQRVAIARALVYNPPVILLDEPLSNLDAKLREEARAFLRELIVRLNLSALMVTHDQGEAMAISDRILLLNNGVIEQQGTPQSMYETPDTLFTAEFMGSNNKLKGKVVQRNGDTATISVNGAQLKATVRGKNVGEEATAIIRLEKVKITDSQSDNAIKLPLTTCMYLGDRWECLFGHAEDGLRAYSPFKLNPGEYYLQLDADKLWLY; translated from the coding sequence ATGTCTGAATTAAGCGTAAAAGATCTGACCCTGGAATATGGTTCCGGTGCGACTGCCAACCCCATCCTCAAAGGGGTGTCGATGAATTTGCAGCGTGGCGAAGTGGTCGCCCTGCTGGGCCCTTCGGGTAGCGGCAAAACCACACTGCTGCGCGCCGTAGCAGGGCTGGAGTCACCGAAGACCGGCACCATCACCCTGGGTGAACGCGCCATTTTTGACGGCAGCAAAGGCCTGGAAGTACCTGCAGAACAGCGCAACCTGGGCCTGGTATTTCAGTCCTATGCCCTGTGGCCACACAAGACCGTATTCGACAATGTCGCCTATGGCCTGAAGCTGCGCAAGCTGGGCACCAGCGAAATCAATGACAAGGTCAAGGATGTACTGGGCCAACTGGGCCTGGGTCATCTGGGTGAGCGTTTCCCGCATCAATTGTCAGGCGGCCAGCAACAGCGCGTGGCGATTGCGCGGGCACTGGTATATAACCCGCCCGTCATCCTGCTGGATGAACCCCTGTCCAACCTTGATGCCAAACTGCGTGAAGAAGCACGTGCCTTTTTGCGTGAACTGATCGTCAGGTTGAATCTGTCGGCTCTGATGGTCACGCATGACCAGGGTGAGGCGATGGCAATCTCTGACCGTATCCTGTTATTGAACAACGGTGTCATAGAACAACAGGGCACACCACAAAGCATGTATGAAACGCCGGACACCTTGTTCACAGCTGAATTCATGGGCAGCAATAACAAGCTCAAAGGCAAGGTAGTGCAGCGCAATGGCGACACCGCGACCATCAGTGTCAATGGCGCGCAATTGAAAGCGACTGTGCGTGGCAAGAATGTAGGCGAAGAAGCGACTGCCATCATCCGTCTGGAAAAAGTCAAGATCACTGACAGCCAGAGCGACAACGCCATCAAACTGCCCCTGACGACCTGCATGTATCTTGGTGACCGCTGGGAATGCCTGTTCGGTCACGCCGAAGATGGCTTGCGTGCATACTCTCCATTCAAGCTGAATCCGGGTGAGTATTATCTGCAACTTGATGCCGACAAGCTCTGGCTGTATTAA
- a CDS encoding iron ABC transporter permease: MSTLSLPPRSRWSQFNWPRGLVVTLTLLAIFTPLSLILFQSFLNAPFFSPVKELGLDSYRFIFDDPDFRQAFWNGLILASGLAGIAVPLGGLLAFLMIRTDLPGRSWIEPMLLVPIFVSPMVMGFGYVVSMGPVGFYTLWVKQLTGVEPWNIYSFFSIVLIAGLTHVPHVYLYSSAALKSLGSDVEEAARVAGASPFQVAMHVSLPMIMPALAFAAVLVFFLGFEVFGLVLVLGDPEGHLVLATYLYKLTNKLGTPSYHLMAAAAVCLVAVTMPLVMVQRWLLKSANKYVSIKGKGSRQKPLPLGKWKWLAFAVLAAWLIFTIVLPLSGIVLRAFVSYWGEGVKLADVITLQHFRDILEQPSLMRGIFNTVLIGIIGGALAVICYAGIALAMHRKPDGITRLLDYSVLVPRAVPGLLAGLSFLWVFLFVPSWLEGGLKGFDNAFCVWLIENVIPQMRALRSTIFSVWIAYSVVWMAYGLRLISTALLQVGPELEEAARAVGASRGQVTRDVTLPLVKFGLLGAWLMVFLIFEREYSTGVYLLSPGTEVIGALIVSLWAGGSVDLVAALSFINITLVAIGLGLALRFGVKLSH; the protein is encoded by the coding sequence ATGAGTACCCTGAGTCTACCTCCGCGCAGCCGGTGGTCGCAATTCAACTGGCCGCGTGGCCTGGTTGTGACCCTGACGCTGCTGGCGATTTTTACGCCGCTGTCATTGATACTGTTCCAGAGTTTTCTGAACGCTCCCTTCTTTTCTCCGGTAAAAGAACTGGGACTCGATTCTTATCGCTTCATCTTTGACGATCCTGATTTCCGTCAGGCCTTCTGGAATGGCCTTATCCTTGCCTCCGGTCTCGCTGGCATCGCCGTTCCTCTCGGTGGCTTGCTGGCATTTCTGATGATACGCACTGACTTGCCAGGCCGTAGCTGGATAGAGCCGATGCTGCTGGTGCCTATCTTTGTCTCTCCCATGGTCATGGGTTTTGGCTATGTCGTCTCCATGGGGCCGGTAGGCTTTTATACCCTGTGGGTCAAACAATTGACAGGTGTTGAACCCTGGAATATTTATTCCTTCTTCAGCATAGTCCTGATCGCTGGCCTGACGCATGTGCCTCACGTCTATCTGTATTCATCCGCTGCGCTGAAGAGCCTGGGCTCGGATGTGGAAGAAGCGGCGCGTGTCGCCGGTGCCTCGCCTTTCCAGGTTGCGATGCATGTGTCCCTGCCCATGATCATGCCTGCGCTGGCCTTTGCTGCCGTGCTGGTGTTCTTCCTTGGTTTCGAAGTATTCGGCCTGGTGCTGGTGCTCGGTGACCCTGAAGGGCATCTGGTACTGGCGACCTATCTGTACAAGCTGACCAATAAACTGGGCACACCTTCATATCACCTGATGGCGGCAGCGGCTGTCTGCCTGGTGGCGGTGACCATGCCGCTGGTGATGGTACAGCGCTGGTTGTTGAAGTCAGCAAATAAATATGTATCGATCAAGGGCAAGGGCTCACGCCAAAAACCGCTGCCACTGGGTAAATGGAAATGGCTGGCCTTTGCTGTATTGGCTGCCTGGCTGATCTTTACTATCGTGCTGCCCTTGTCCGGCATCGTCCTGCGTGCCTTTGTCTCTTACTGGGGGGAAGGTGTCAAACTGGCTGACGTGATCACGCTGCAGCATTTCAGGGACATCCTGGAGCAACCTTCGCTGATGCGCGGTATTTTCAATACTGTGCTGATCGGTATCATCGGTGGTGCGCTGGCCGTGATTTGCTATGCCGGTATCGCCCTGGCCATGCACCGCAAACCGGATGGCATTACCCGCCTGCTTGACTATAGCGTACTGGTGCCACGTGCAGTCCCCGGTCTGCTGGCTGGCCTGTCTTTCCTGTGGGTGTTCCTGTTCGTGCCTAGCTGGCTCGAAGGTGGTCTTAAGGGATTCGATAATGCCTTCTGCGTCTGGCTCATAGAAAATGTAATCCCGCAAATGCGCGCCCTGCGTTCGACCATCTTCTCGGTATGGATAGCCTATTCCGTCGTATGGATGGCCTATGGCTTGCGCTTGATTTCCACCGCTTTGCTGCAAGTTGGCCCTGAACTCGAAGAAGCGGCGCGTGCTGTTGGTGCCAGCCGTGGCCAGGTCACACGGGATGTAACCCTGCCATTGGTCAAGTTTGGTCTGCTCGGTGCCTGGCTCATGGTCTTCCTGATTTTTGAGCGTGAATATTCAACTGGCGTGTATCTGCTGTCACCGGGTACTGAGGTCATAGGCGCACTTATCGTTTCGTTGTGGGCGGGTGGTTCTGTCGATCTGGTGGCGGCGCTGTCCTTCATCAATATCACTCTGGTTGCCATAGGTCTGGGTCTGGCCCTGCGCTTTGGCGTGAAACTGAGTCACTGA
- a CDS encoding ABC transporter substrate-binding protein, translating to MQTKRLFVKSMLALATGSVLLSAQTAAQAQAPAGYPADYSKIVDGAKKEGKLVIYSATDTKAVEPLIKDFRSMYPDVQVEYNDMNSTEVYNRYISEMAAGGNSADLMWSSAMDLQTKLVSDGYGLQYASPEISGIPQWAIWNNSAYGTTFEPAVFVYNKRLVTADEVPKTHAEFAKLINSKLDKFKNKVTTYDIEKSGVGFMFITQDSRENKEFWDLAKAFGNASVRVQSSTGTMLERLSSGENLLGYNILGSYALVRAAKDPSIGVQIPKDYTLVLSRVMFISKTAKHPNAAKLWLDYTLSKRGQTMIANEAKLYAIRADVKGETTYSDLAKLIGIGLKPLPVNPMLLQYLDQNKRLAFLKQWKETAGKK from the coding sequence ATGCAAACAAAAAGACTTTTCGTCAAGAGTATGCTCGCGCTGGCTACGGGCAGCGTGCTGCTGAGTGCCCAAACTGCGGCGCAAGCACAGGCACCTGCCGGTTACCCCGCTGACTACAGCAAGATCGTCGATGGAGCCAAAAAAGAAGGCAAACTGGTCATCTATAGCGCGACCGACACCAAAGCCGTGGAACCGCTGATCAAGGATTTCCGCAGCATGTACCCGGACGTGCAGGTTGAATACAATGACATGAATTCCACCGAAGTGTATAACCGCTATATCTCGGAAATGGCCGCAGGCGGCAACAGCGCCGACCTGATGTGGTCATCTGCCATGGATTTGCAGACCAAGCTGGTATCTGACGGTTATGGCCTGCAATATGCATCACCAGAAATCAGCGGCATACCGCAATGGGCGATCTGGAACAATTCCGCTTACGGCACAACTTTTGAACCAGCGGTCTTCGTCTATAACAAGCGCCTGGTAACAGCCGATGAAGTACCAAAAACCCATGCCGAATTTGCCAAGCTCATCAACAGCAAGCTGGATAAATTCAAGAACAAGGTCACTACTTACGACATCGAAAAATCTGGCGTAGGTTTCATGTTCATCACCCAGGACAGCCGTGAAAACAAGGAATTCTGGGACCTGGCGAAAGCCTTTGGCAATGCCAGCGTGCGCGTGCAATCATCTACCGGCACCATGCTGGAACGCCTGTCTTCCGGCGAGAACCTGCTCGGTTATAACATCCTCGGCTCTTATGCCCTGGTACGTGCTGCCAAGGATCCATCCATAGGTGTGCAAATCCCTAAAGATTACACCCTGGTGCTGTCACGCGTGATGTTCATCAGCAAGACAGCCAAGCACCCGAATGCGGCCAAACTGTGGCTGGATTACACCCTGTCCAAACGCGGCCAGACCATGATTGCGAATGAAGCCAAGCTGTATGCCATACGTGCCGACGTCAAGGGTGAAACCACTTATTCCGATCTGGCAAAACTCATCGGTATCGGCCTCAAACCTTTGCCAGTCAATCCCATGTTGTTGCAGTATCTTGATCAAAACAAACGCCTCGCTTTCCTGAAACAATGGAAAGAAACAGCAGGCAAAAAATAA
- a CDS encoding tripartite tricarboxylate transporter substrate binding protein codes for MHIRPAQLTFLLCSLLASLQAFAARPEAAEKHEAATCIVPAKPGGGMDLTCKLAQQATVSQPMQINYLPGGVGAIAWTTIITQRKAEANTLVAYSGGSLLNLAEGKFGKSDASHVRWVAAIGTDYGMIAVRKDSPYKNLRELMDAIKSKPANIAIGAGGTVGSQDWLKMAQVGKQAGIDPKSMRLVAFEGGGESFTALLADHVQAVSGDASEASLHARDDKIRVLAVLSDARLPGPLANVPTAREQGFDVTWPIIRGVYMGPQVSDRDYQKWVEHFQQAMNTPAFDEQRKIHGLFPFAMTGKELTDYIQKAVNNYRLQAKEFGMVR; via the coding sequence ATGCATATCCGGCCTGCCCAACTGACTTTCCTGCTCTGCAGCCTGCTGGCCAGCCTGCAGGCGTTTGCCGCCAGGCCGGAAGCAGCAGAAAAGCATGAAGCAGCCACCTGCATAGTCCCGGCCAAACCCGGTGGTGGCATGGACCTGACCTGCAAGCTGGCACAGCAGGCAACCGTGAGCCAGCCCATGCAGATCAATTACCTGCCTGGCGGCGTCGGCGCTATCGCCTGGACCACCATCATTACCCAAAGAAAAGCCGAGGCGAATACCCTGGTTGCGTATTCCGGCGGCTCGCTGCTGAACCTGGCAGAGGGCAAGTTTGGCAAATCGGACGCCAGCCATGTGCGCTGGGTCGCAGCTATCGGTACCGATTACGGCATGATCGCGGTGCGCAAGGATTCACCCTACAAGAACCTGCGCGAACTGATGGATGCGATCAAGAGCAAGCCCGCAAATATCGCCATCGGTGCCGGTGGCACTGTTGGCAGCCAGGACTGGCTGAAAATGGCCCAGGTCGGCAAACAGGCAGGCATAGACCCCAAGAGCATGCGCCTGGTGGCCTTTGAAGGCGGTGGCGAATCTTTCACAGCCCTGCTGGCAGACCATGTACAGGCAGTATCAGGCGATGCATCGGAAGCCAGCCTGCATGCGCGGGATGACAAGATACGTGTGCTGGCGGTGCTGTCCGATGCCCGCCTGCCCGGCCCGTTGGCGAATGTGCCTACTGCGCGTGAACAGGGTTTCGACGTGACCTGGCCCATCATACGCGGCGTCTATATGGGCCCGCAGGTCAGCGACCGCGATTACCAGAAATGGGTGGAGCATTTCCAGCAGGCGATGAACACCCCAGCCTTTGATGAACAAAGAAAAATTCACGGCCTGTTTCCTTTCGCCATGACAGGCAAGGAGCTGACCGATTACATACAGAAAGCCGTCAATAATTACCGTCTGCAGGCAAAAGAATTTGGCATGGTGCGTTAG
- a CDS encoding ABC transporter substrate-binding protein, protein MMPLRLSFFLLACLICPALASADGKIVIGQSVELSGQATGKENREGAQLYFDALNGQGGIHGKSIEFISYDDKRDPALTKENTLKLINEDHAIALFGYRSTPTIEAILPLLEKHAIPLIAPFSGAQSLHQPLHAHVFNLRASYQDEAAKMVASLAELKLSKLAILHQDDSFGKDGLNGFVSNLEKRGMRAAVIAKYDRKEMKVDAAVVSIAAASPQAVLMACTPAACADFIRQMQKLGQRPQFLMLSNVNSDDFFKSLGAEGRGIGVMQVMPYPRDIGIPVVKELQKVLKSAKNPPPLSYAVLEGYVAAKLMAEALRRAGNNPDSKKLLQALENMRNVDLGGVEVSYGPKDHDGSHFVELTIVGKNGIILR, encoded by the coding sequence ATGATGCCCTTACGCCTCAGTTTCTTCCTGCTCGCCTGTTTGATCTGTCCCGCCCTCGCCAGTGCAGACGGTAAAATCGTCATCGGCCAGTCGGTAGAATTATCCGGCCAGGCCACCGGAAAAGAGAACCGCGAAGGGGCGCAACTGTATTTTGATGCGCTGAACGGCCAGGGTGGCATCCATGGAAAAAGCATAGAATTCATCAGCTATGACGACAAACGCGATCCGGCGCTAACCAAAGAAAATACCCTGAAACTCATCAATGAAGACCATGCGATAGCCCTGTTTGGCTACCGCAGTACACCTACCATAGAAGCCATACTGCCGCTGCTGGAAAAGCATGCGATCCCGCTGATTGCGCCTTTCTCCGGTGCGCAAAGCCTGCACCAGCCGCTGCATGCCCACGTATTCAACCTGCGTGCCAGCTATCAGGATGAGGCGGCCAAGATGGTGGCTTCGCTGGCGGAACTCAAGCTCAGCAAACTGGCCATCCTGCACCAGGATGACAGCTTTGGCAAAGATGGCCTGAACGGTTTTGTCAGCAACCTGGAAAAACGCGGCATGCGTGCCGCCGTCATCGCCAAATATGACAGGAAAGAAATGAAAGTCGATGCCGCCGTTGTCAGTATCGCGGCAGCATCGCCACAGGCGGTGTTAATGGCCTGTACCCCAGCCGCCTGCGCCGACTTCATACGGCAAATGCAGAAACTGGGGCAAAGACCACAATTTCTGATGCTGTCGAATGTTAATTCTGATGATTTCTTCAAATCCCTGGGGGCAGAGGGACGTGGCATAGGCGTCATGCAGGTCATGCCTTATCCGCGTGACATAGGTATACCCGTGGTCAAAGAACTGCAAAAAGTACTGAAATCGGCCAAAAATCCGCCGCCTTTGTCCTATGCTGTACTGGAAGGTTATGTTGCTGCAAAATTAATGGCAGAAGCCTTGCGCCGTGCTGGCAATAATCCAGATTCCAAAAAGCTGCTGCAGGCGCTGGAGAACATGCGCAATGTCGATCTGGGCGGGGTAGAAGTCAGCTATGGTCCCAAGGACCATGATGGCTCACATTTTGTAGAGCTGACCATTGTTGGCAAAAATGGCATCATATTAAGATAA
- a CDS encoding response regulator, producing the protein MRILLVEDHIELSHWLAKALRDAHLTVETAMNGADADALLHTQEYALVILDLSLPKMDGMEVLKRMRARGSKTPVLILTARGGLNDRVQGLNSGADDYLPKPFELAELEARVKALLRRAQGNEAVTLTCGALSFDTVIRQFHYEGQPLSLTPREYAVLETLISRPGQAVSKDKLFDEVFALDDDANLDAIEIYIHRLRKKLDTVSTGKVVIVTLRGIGYLLEAR; encoded by the coding sequence ATGCGCATACTATTAGTTGAAGACCATATCGAGTTGTCCCACTGGCTGGCCAAGGCGCTGCGGGACGCCCACCTGACCGTGGAAACCGCCATGAACGGGGCAGATGCCGATGCGCTCCTGCATACCCAGGAATATGCGCTGGTCATTTTGGATCTGAGCTTGCCAAAAATGGATGGCATGGAGGTGTTGAAGCGCATGCGCGCGCGTGGCAGCAAGACGCCAGTGCTCATTTTGACAGCCCGTGGTGGCCTCAATGACAGGGTGCAGGGTTTGAATTCAGGTGCAGATGATTATCTGCCCAAACCTTTTGAGCTGGCTGAACTCGAAGCGCGCGTCAAAGCCCTGTTGCGGCGTGCCCAGGGTAATGAAGCGGTGACCCTGACTTGTGGTGCCCTGAGTTTTGATACCGTCATACGGCAGTTTCACTATGAAGGTCAGCCCTTGTCGCTGACGCCGCGAGAATATGCGGTGCTGGAAACCCTGATCAGCCGCCCTGGTCAGGCAGTATCCAAGGACAAGCTGTTCGATGAAGTGTTTGCCCTTGATGATGACGCCAATCTCGATGCTATAGAAATTTATATCCACCGCCTGCGGAAGAAACTGGATACCGTCAGCACCGGCAAGGTTGTCATCGTTACCCTGCGTGGCATAGGTTATCTGCTGGAAGCACGCTGA